A window from Methylococcus mesophilus encodes these proteins:
- the hxlA gene encoding 3-hexulose-6-phosphate synthase translates to MARPLIQLALDTLDIPQTLKLASLAAPYVDIFEIGTPSIKHNGVALVKEFKKRFPNKLLLVDLKTMDAGEYEAAPFFAAGADITTVLGVAGLATIKGVINAANKHNAEVQVDLINVPDKATCARESAKAGAQIVGIHTGLDAQAAGQTPFADLQAIAKLGLPVRISVAGGIKASTAQQVVKTGANIIVVGAAIYGAASPPMPRAKSTNRSSPLPPDGNLHASETDHRQNLRHPRCHRCRL, encoded by the coding sequence ATGGCAAGACCATTGATTCAGCTCGCACTGGACACGCTGGACATCCCGCAGACCCTGAAGCTCGCAAGCCTCGCCGCGCCTTATGTCGACATCTTCGAGATCGGCACGCCGAGCATCAAGCACAACGGCGTCGCCCTGGTGAAGGAGTTCAAGAAGCGCTTCCCCAACAAGCTGCTCCTGGTCGACCTCAAAACCATGGACGCCGGTGAATACGAAGCCGCGCCGTTCTTCGCCGCCGGCGCCGACATCACCACCGTCCTCGGCGTCGCCGGACTGGCCACCATCAAGGGCGTCATCAATGCCGCCAACAAGCACAACGCCGAAGTCCAGGTCGACCTGATCAACGTCCCCGACAAGGCCACCTGCGCCCGTGAGTCCGCCAAGGCCGGCGCCCAGATCGTCGGCATCCACACCGGCCTCGACGCCCAGGCCGCCGGCCAGACCCCCTTCGCCGACCTCCAGGCCATCGCCAAGCTGGGCCTGCCCGTGCGCATCTCCGTCGCCGGCGGCATCAAGGCCTCCACCGCCCAGCAGGTCGTCAAGACCGGCGCCAACATCATCGTCGTCGGCGCCGCCATCTACGGCGCCGCTTCCCCGCCGATGCCGCGCGCGAAATCTACGAACAGGTCGTCGCCGCTTCCGCCTGACGGGAATTTGCATGCATCAGAAACTGATCATAGACAAAATCTCCGGCATCCTCGCTGCCACCGATGCCGGCTATGA
- the fba gene encoding class II fructose-bisphosphate aldolase (catalyzes the reversible aldol condensation of dihydroxyacetonephosphate and glyceraldehyde 3-phosphate in the Calvin cycle, glycolysis, and/or gluconeogenesis), translating into MALISLRQLLDHAAEHGYGLPAFNVNNMEQIKAIMEAASAVDAPVILQGSAGARTYAGEPFLRHLVLAAIDMYPHIPVCMHQDHGASPAVCVRAIQSGFSSVMMDGSLEEDMKTPASYAYNVETTRKVVDMAHACGVSVEGELGCLGSLETGRAGEEDGHGAEGELDHSMLLTDPDEAADFVRQTQVDALAIAIGTSHGAYKFTRKPTGQVLRIDRVKDIHQRIPNIHLVMHGSSSVPEDWAQMINDYGGDIGQTYGVPVEEIAEGIRHGVRKVNIDTDLRIASYGAMRKFMAEDRKNFDPRKLYKAAQTAMTAICRARYEAFGAAGQAAKLKPLRLEEMSRRYAQGELDPIVR; encoded by the coding sequence ATGGCATTGATCAGCCTGCGCCAGTTGTTGGACCACGCCGCCGAGCACGGCTACGGCCTGCCGGCGTTCAACGTCAACAACATGGAGCAGATCAAGGCCATCATGGAGGCGGCCTCGGCCGTGGACGCCCCGGTGATCCTGCAGGGCTCGGCCGGCGCGAGGACGTATGCCGGCGAGCCGTTCCTGCGCCACCTGGTGCTGGCCGCCATCGACATGTATCCGCACATCCCGGTGTGCATGCACCAGGATCACGGCGCCTCCCCGGCGGTCTGCGTCCGTGCCATCCAGTCCGGCTTCAGCTCGGTGATGATGGACGGATCGCTCGAGGAGGACATGAAAACGCCGGCCAGCTATGCGTACAATGTCGAGACTACCCGCAAAGTGGTCGACATGGCGCATGCCTGCGGCGTCTCGGTGGAAGGCGAACTCGGCTGCCTGGGGTCGCTCGAGACCGGCCGGGCGGGGGAGGAGGACGGCCACGGCGCGGAAGGCGAGTTGGACCACTCGATGCTGCTGACCGATCCGGACGAGGCGGCGGATTTCGTCCGCCAGACCCAGGTCGATGCCCTGGCGATCGCCATCGGCACCAGCCACGGCGCCTACAAGTTCACCCGGAAACCCACCGGGCAGGTGCTGCGGATCGATCGGGTCAAGGACATCCACCAGCGGATTCCCAATATCCATCTGGTGATGCACGGCTCGTCCTCGGTCCCCGAGGACTGGGCGCAGATGATCAACGACTACGGCGGCGACATCGGCCAGACCTACGGCGTGCCGGTCGAGGAGATCGCCGAGGGCATCCGCCATGGCGTCCGCAAGGTCAACATCGATACCGATCTGCGCATCGCCTCCTATGGCGCCATGCGCAAGTTCATGGCCGAAGACAGGAAGAACTTCGACCCGCGCAAGCTCTACAAGGCCGCGCAAACCGCCATGACCGCGATCTGCCGGGCCCGCTACGAAGCCTTCGGCGCCGCCGGCCAGGCCGCCAAGCTCAAGCCCCTGCGCCTGGAGGAGATGAGCCGGCGTTATGCCCAGGGCGAGCTCGATCCGATCGTCCGCTAG
- a CDS encoding flavodoxin produces the protein MNKIGLFFGTETGTTRLVAKKIHKLLGDELADKPVNVNRISPDEMLRYDSLILGTPSYGVAEIPGRSAGCLEPNWEEFLAQMGNADLSGKRIALFGLGAQERYADRFAGSLIRLYQALAERGAEIVGSWSTDGYVFEHSPSVVGGRFVGLVIDQRTQGMLTDQRIEAWLEQIKPLLLERTAKAA, from the coding sequence ATGAACAAAATTGGCTTGTTTTTCGGCACGGAAACCGGCACCACACGGCTCGTGGCCAAGAAGATCCACAAGCTCCTTGGAGACGAATTGGCCGATAAGCCGGTGAACGTCAACCGAATCAGCCCTGATGAGATGTTGCGCTACGACTCACTCATTCTGGGCACTCCCAGCTACGGCGTCGCCGAAATTCCCGGACGCAGCGCCGGCTGCCTGGAACCCAACTGGGAGGAGTTTCTGGCTCAAATGGGAAACGCGGACCTGTCCGGCAAACGCATCGCGTTGTTTGGCCTGGGCGCGCAGGAACGCTACGCCGACCGTTTCGCCGGCTCCCTCATCCGTTTGTATCAGGCCTTAGCGGAGCGGGGGGCGGAAATCGTTGGAAGTTGGAGTACGGATGGGTATGTCTTCGAGCATTCCCCGTCGGTCGTCGGCGGCCGCTTTGTCGGCTTGGTGATCGACCAGCGCACCCAGGGCATGCTCACGGATCAGCGCATTGAGGCCTGGTTGGAACAGATCAAACCGCTTCTCCTGGAACGGACCGCCAAGGCTGCCTGA
- the tkt gene encoding transketolase — translation MRTRRELANAIRALSMDAVQKANSGHPGAPMGMADIAEVVWNDYLCHNPANPQWPNRDRFVLSNGHGSMLIYSLLHLTGYALPIEELQNFRQLHSKTPGHPEYGYTPGVETTTGPLGQGITNAVGLALAERTLAAQFNRPGHNVVDHYTYTFLGDGCLMEGISHEACSLAGSFKLGKLIAFYDDNNISIDGEVRGHGDTPGWFLDDTPKRFEAYGWHVIPVVDGHDPDAVKAAIEAARAVTDKPSLICCQTIIGWGSPNKQGKEDCHGAALGTDEVALTRENLGWSHPAFEVPADIYEAWSARETGAKAESEWNDRFEHYRRAFPELAAEFERRMAGELPKDWAEQSAAFVAKVNAKAETIASRKASQNALNGFGPLLPELLGGSADLAGSNLTLWAGCKNVNAPGHDGNYINYGVREFGMSAIMNGLALHGGFKPYGATFLMFSEYARNALRMSALMKIPVIYVYTHDSIGLGEDGPTHQPVEQTATLRLIPNMQVWRPCDAVESAVAWKCAIERQDGPSTLIFSRQNLPHMPRTPEQIAAIMQGGYVLVDCAGTPDAILLATGSEVELAVKAAEALAAKGKQVRVVSMASTNVFDAQDQAYRDSVLPPAVTRRIAIEAGVSDGWWKYVGSHGKVIGLDRFGESAPAGQLFKLFGFTVDNVVGQVEALF, via the coding sequence ATGAGGACGCGACGAGAGTTAGCCAACGCCATACGAGCCTTGAGCATGGATGCCGTGCAGAAGGCGAACTCGGGCCATCCGGGCGCGCCGATGGGGATGGCGGACATTGCCGAGGTGGTGTGGAACGATTACCTGTGCCACAACCCGGCCAATCCGCAGTGGCCCAACCGCGACCGCTTCGTGCTGTCCAACGGCCATGGCTCGATGCTGATCTATTCCCTGCTGCACCTGACCGGCTACGCGCTGCCCATCGAGGAACTGCAGAACTTCCGCCAGCTCCACTCCAAGACCCCCGGCCATCCCGAGTACGGCTACACCCCCGGTGTCGAGACCACCACCGGCCCCCTCGGACAGGGCATCACCAACGCCGTGGGCCTGGCCCTGGCCGAACGCACCCTGGCGGCGCAGTTCAACCGCCCCGGCCACAATGTCGTCGACCATTACACCTATACCTTCCTGGGTGACGGCTGCCTGATGGAAGGTATCTCTCACGAGGCCTGCTCGCTGGCCGGCTCCTTCAAGCTGGGCAAGCTGATCGCCTTTTACGACGACAACAACATTTCCATCGACGGCGAAGTCCGCGGTCACGGCGACACGCCGGGCTGGTTCCTGGACGATACCCCGAAGCGCTTCGAGGCCTACGGCTGGCATGTGATCCCGGTCGTCGACGGCCACGATCCGGACGCCGTGAAGGCCGCCATCGAGGCCGCCCGCGCGGTCACCGACAAGCCGTCTTTGATCTGCTGCCAGACCATCATCGGCTGGGGCTCGCCCAACAAGCAGGGCAAGGAAGACTGTCACGGCGCCGCCCTCGGCACCGACGAAGTCGCCCTCACCCGCGAGAACCTCGGCTGGTCGCACCCGGCCTTCGAAGTCCCGGCCGACATCTACGAGGCCTGGAGCGCGCGCGAGACCGGCGCCAAGGCCGAAAGCGAGTGGAACGACCGCTTCGAGCACTACCGCCGCGCATTCCCCGAGCTGGCCGCCGAGTTCGAACGCCGCATGGCGGGCGAACTGCCCAAGGACTGGGCGGAGCAATCCGCCGCCTTCGTGGCCAAGGTGAACGCCAAGGCCGAGACCATCGCCAGCCGCAAGGCCTCCCAGAACGCGCTCAACGGCTTCGGTCCGCTGCTGCCGGAACTCTTGGGCGGCTCGGCGGACCTCGCCGGCTCCAACCTGACCCTGTGGGCCGGCTGCAAGAACGTCAACGCCCCCGGCCACGACGGCAACTACATCAACTACGGCGTGCGCGAGTTCGGCATGTCCGCCATCATGAACGGCCTGGCCCTGCACGGCGGCTTCAAGCCCTACGGCGCCACCTTCCTGATGTTCTCCGAATATGCTCGCAATGCGCTGCGCATGTCGGCCCTGATGAAGATCCCGGTGATCTATGTCTACACCCACGACTCCATCGGCCTGGGCGAGGACGGCCCCACCCACCAGCCGGTCGAGCAGACCGCGACCCTGCGCCTGATTCCCAACATGCAGGTCTGGCGCCCGTGCGACGCAGTGGAGTCGGCGGTGGCCTGGAAGTGCGCCATCGAGCGCCAGGACGGCCCGTCCACCCTGATCTTCTCGCGCCAGAACCTGCCGCACATGCCCCGGACGCCGGAACAGATCGCCGCCATCATGCAAGGCGGCTACGTCCTGGTCGACTGCGCCGGTACGCCCGACGCCATCCTCCTGGCCACCGGCTCGGAAGTCGAGCTGGCGGTGAAGGCGGCCGAAGCCCTGGCCGCCAAGGGCAAGCAGGTCCGCGTGGTGTCCATGGCCTCCACCAATGTGTTCGACGCCCAGGATCAGGCCTACCGCGACAGCGTGCTGCCGCCCGCCGTGACCCGCCGCATCGCCATCGAGGCCGGTGTCAGCGACGGCTGGTGGAAATACGTCGGCAGCCATGGCAAAGTTATCGGCCTGGACCGCTTCGGCGAATCCGCGCCGGCCGGCCAGCTGTTCAAGCTGTTCGGCTTCACCGTCGACAACGTGGTCGGTCAGGTCGAGGCCTTGTTCTAA
- the yidD gene encoding membrane protein insertion efficiency factor YidD, with protein MQRLLIALIRLYQYLLSPWIGHHCRFFPTCSNYAIDAIERFGAMRGAYLTIRRLLKCHPWHHGGIDPVPEKFGKQ; from the coding sequence ATGCAGCGGCTCCTCATCGCCTTGATCCGGCTCTACCAATACCTGCTGAGCCCCTGGATCGGCCACCACTGCCGGTTCTTCCCCACCTGCTCGAATTATGCCATAGACGCCATCGAGCGCTTTGGCGCGATGCGCGGGGCATACCTTACAATACGGCGGCTCCTGAAATGCCACCCCTGGCATCACGGCGGCATCGATCCGGTCCCGGAAAAATTTGGAAAACAATAA
- a CDS encoding transaldolase encodes MSKNLLDQLREVTVVVADTGDIEAIEKFKPRDATTNPSLITAAAQMPQYQGIVDDTLKGARQTLGAGASAAQVANLAFDRLAVSFGLKILQIIEGRVSTEVDARLSYDTESTIEKAREVIKQYEAAGVSKERVLIKIAATWEGIEAAAVLEKEGIHCNLTLLFGLHQAIACAENGITLISPFVGRILDWYKKDTGRESYAPHEDPGVLSVTQIYNYYKKFGYKTEVMGASFRNIGEITELAGSDLLTIAPTLLAELQATEGELPRKLDPSAAKDYPIEKIHVNKYTFDKMHAENRMANEKLEEGIQGFTKALEQLEKLLADRLVHLEAA; translated from the coding sequence ATGTCGAAAAACCTGCTTGACCAACTCCGCGAAGTCACCGTCGTCGTGGCGGACACGGGAGACATCGAAGCGATCGAGAAATTCAAGCCACGTGACGCGACCACCAATCCTTCGCTTATTACCGCTGCCGCCCAGATGCCACAATACCAAGGTATCGTCGATGACACCCTGAAGGGCGCACGGCAAACCCTGGGCGCCGGCGCTTCCGCCGCCCAAGTGGCGAACCTCGCTTTCGACCGTCTGGCCGTCTCTTTCGGGTTGAAGATCCTGCAGATCATCGAGGGCCGCGTGTCCACCGAAGTGGACGCCCGTCTCTCCTACGACACCGAGAGCACCATCGAGAAGGCCCGCGAAGTCATCAAGCAATACGAAGCAGCCGGCGTTTCCAAAGAACGCGTTTTGATCAAGATCGCCGCGACCTGGGAAGGTATCGAGGCCGCCGCCGTGCTGGAAAAGGAAGGCATCCATTGCAACCTGACTCTGTTGTTCGGCCTGCACCAGGCCATCGCCTGCGCCGAAAACGGCATCACCCTGATCTCCCCCTTCGTCGGCCGTATTCTCGACTGGTATAAGAAGGACACCGGTCGGGAATCCTACGCCCCGCATGAAGATCCGGGTGTCCTGTCCGTGACCCAGATCTATAACTACTATAAGAAGTTCGGTTACAAGACTGAAGTCATGGGCGCCAGCTTCCGCAACATCGGCGAAATCACCGAACTAGCCGGAAGCGACCTGCTGACCATCGCGCCTACGCTGTTGGCCGAACTGCAGGCTACGGAAGGCGAACTACCGCGCAAGCTGGATCCCTCCGCGGCGAAGGACTACCCGATCGAGAAAATACACGTAAACAAATACACCTTCGACAAGATGCATGCGGAAAACCGCATGGCCAACGAAAAGCTCGAAGAAGGCATCCAAGGCTTCACCAAGGCACTCGAGCAGTTGGAAAAATTGCTGGCCGATCGCTTGGTCCATCTCGAAGCGGCATAA
- the rnpA gene encoding ribonuclease P protein component, with product MERPVPSQGYGFPRSHRLASPVDFRFVFEDACRSSDSWLTVLARPNSRAHARLGLALSRKQIRKAVDRNRIKRLVRESFRLRQAELGALDYVVMARTPATAVNSAVLLRALEKHWLRLTRRCSGSSSP from the coding sequence ATGGAACGGCCCGTTCCCAGCCAAGGGTACGGGTTTCCCAGATCCCACCGATTGGCCAGCCCCGTAGACTTCCGTTTCGTTTTCGAAGACGCCTGCCGCTCCTCGGATTCATGGCTCACGGTGCTGGCTCGCCCCAACAGCCGAGCCCATGCGCGCTTAGGCTTGGCGCTCTCCCGGAAACAGATTCGGAAGGCCGTCGATCGCAACCGGATCAAGCGGCTGGTTCGCGAATCATTCCGTCTTCGCCAAGCGGAGCTCGGCGCCCTTGATTATGTCGTCATGGCCCGCACACCGGCAACCGCCGTGAATTCCGCCGTTCTGCTGCGCGCCCTGGAAAAACATTGGCTCAGACTGACCCGACGATGCAGCGGCTCCTCATCGCCTTGA
- the mnmE gene encoding tRNA uridine-5-carboxymethylaminomethyl(34) synthesis GTPase MnmE: protein MAAPERDTIAAIATPPGKGGVGIVRISGSDLSPILGAILSRPPRPRYAEFRRFLDADGRAIDSGIALYFPAPRSFTGEHILELHGHGGPVVLDLLLRRTLQLGCRLARPGEFSERAYLNGKLDLAQAEAIADLIDSGTEEAARSAQRSLQGEFSAHIHRLQERLVRLRTHVEAAIDFSGEDIDLLDDAALGEGLAGLLDELDTIDTKAHQGALLREGLTAVIAGRPNAGKSSLLNALSGRDLAIVTEIPGTTRDILRESLQVGGLPLHVVDTAGLRDSEEPIEREGIRRAREALTNADCILLVIDARDPEAVGELLAGLPEAIPLIRVLNKIDLTGTPASMTIDRETTVVHLSARTGEGIDLLRQELARRAGYERGTEGVFSARRRHLDAIQRARTALVNARLYLGSKTVELMAEELHSAQKALGEITGEFTNEDLLSRIFASFCLGK from the coding sequence ATGGCTGCTCCCGAGCGCGACACCATCGCCGCGATCGCCACGCCGCCCGGAAAGGGCGGCGTGGGCATCGTCCGCATTTCCGGCAGCGATCTCAGCCCGATCCTCGGCGCCATACTCAGCCGCCCGCCGCGCCCCCGTTACGCCGAATTCCGCCGCTTCCTGGACGCCGACGGCCGCGCCATCGACAGCGGCATCGCATTGTATTTTCCCGCGCCCCGCTCGTTCACCGGGGAACACATCCTCGAGCTGCACGGCCACGGCGGCCCCGTAGTCCTGGATCTCCTGCTGCGGCGTACGCTGCAGCTGGGATGCCGGCTCGCCCGCCCGGGGGAGTTTTCCGAACGCGCCTACCTGAACGGAAAGCTGGACCTCGCCCAGGCCGAGGCCATCGCCGACCTGATCGACAGCGGCACGGAGGAAGCCGCCCGCTCCGCGCAGCGCTCGCTTCAGGGCGAATTTTCAGCTCACATCCACCGTCTGCAGGAACGCCTCGTCCGCCTCCGCACCCACGTCGAAGCCGCCATCGACTTCAGCGGCGAAGACATCGACCTGCTGGATGACGCCGCGCTCGGCGAGGGCCTCGCCGGACTGCTGGACGAACTCGACACCATCGACACCAAGGCGCACCAAGGCGCGCTGCTGCGCGAGGGTCTCACGGCGGTGATCGCAGGACGCCCCAACGCCGGCAAGTCCAGCCTACTCAATGCGCTATCCGGCCGCGACCTGGCGATCGTGACCGAAATTCCGGGCACCACCCGAGACATCCTCCGCGAATCGCTGCAGGTCGGTGGTCTTCCCCTGCACGTCGTCGACACGGCAGGACTTCGCGACAGCGAGGAGCCGATCGAACGGGAAGGCATCCGGCGCGCCAGGGAAGCGCTCACAAACGCCGACTGCATCCTGCTGGTCATAGACGCCCGCGACCCCGAGGCCGTCGGCGAACTGCTGGCGGGCCTGCCGGAAGCCATCCCGCTCATCCGCGTCCTCAACAAGATAGACCTGACCGGCACGCCGGCATCGATGACTATCGATCGGGAAACCACTGTCGTCCACCTTTCGGCCCGCACAGGGGAGGGCATTGATCTGCTGAGACAAGAACTCGCCCGCCGCGCGGGCTATGAACGAGGAACTGAAGGCGTGTTCAGTGCCCGCCGCCGACACCTGGACGCCATTCAAAGAGCCCGCACTGCGTTAGTCAATGCCCGCCTTTACTTGGGTTCAAAGACCGTCGAACTCATGGCCGAAGAGCTCCATTCGGCCCAAAAGGCGCTGGGCGAAATCACAGGGGAGTTCACCAACGAGGACTTGCTGAGCCGGATATTCGCGAGTTTCTGTCTGGGAAAATAA
- the hxlB gene encoding 6-phospho-3-hexuloisomerase, giving the protein MHQKLIIDKISGILAATDAGYDAKLTAMLDQASRVFVAGAGRSGLVARFFAMRLMHGGYEVFVVGEIVTPSIRKGDLLIVISGSGETETMLAFTKKAKEQGASIALVSTRDSSSLGDLADNLFRIGSPELFGKVVGMPMGTVFELSTLLFLEATISHIIHEKGIPEEEMRTRHANLE; this is encoded by the coding sequence ATGCATCAGAAACTGATCATAGACAAAATCTCCGGCATCCTCGCTGCCACCGATGCCGGCTATGATGCAAAACTGACCGCCATGCTCGACCAGGCCTCCCGCGTCTTCGTCGCGGGGGCCGGCCGGTCGGGACTGGTCGCCAGGTTCTTCGCCATGCGCCTCATGCACGGCGGCTATGAGGTCTTCGTCGTCGGCGAAATCGTCACCCCCAGCATCCGCAAGGGCGACTTGCTGATCGTGATCTCCGGCTCCGGTGAAACCGAAACCATGCTCGCCTTCACCAAGAAAGCCAAGGAGCAGGGCGCATCCATCGCCCTCGTCTCCACCCGCGACAGCTCCTCCCTCGGCGACCTCGCCGACAACCTCTTCCGCATCGGCTCTCCCGAGCTCTTCGGAAAAGTCGTCGGCATGCCCATGGGCACCGTCTTCGAGCTCTCTACCCTCCTCTTCCTCGAGGCCACCATCTCTCACATCATCCATGAGAAAGGCATCCCCGAAGAAGAAATGAGAACTCGACACGCTAACCTGGAATAA
- a CDS encoding LysR family transcriptional regulator, with amino-acid sequence MNITLRQLKVFERVARRLSFTRAAEELYLTQPAVSMQIKQFEESVGLPLFERLGKKIFLTRAGEELYRLSRQISLQLDEAEQLIDELKGMEGGRLVVAVASTVHYFAIRLLADFCKRYPKVRVNFKVTNRKGLLQMLEDNEADTVLMGRPPEELDLVAEAFMDNPLVIIAPADHPRVGEKGIRLEDLRNETFLMREQGSGTRNSVERFFAERGVRIVASMEMNTNGAIKQGVEVGLGLGLVSIHTVERELADRRVVVLDVEAFPIMRQWYIVHRAGKRLTATATAFEEFVRSEAQRFVAPFNAILGAGKETAIGVVEC; translated from the coding sequence ATGAACATTACTCTCCGGCAGTTGAAGGTCTTCGAGCGGGTCGCGCGGCGGCTGAGTTTCACTCGGGCGGCGGAGGAGCTCTATCTGACTCAGCCCGCCGTATCGATGCAGATCAAACAGTTCGAGGAGAGCGTAGGGCTGCCGTTGTTCGAGCGCTTGGGGAAGAAGATCTTCCTCACCCGCGCAGGCGAGGAGTTGTATCGCTTGAGCCGGCAGATTTCGCTGCAGCTCGACGAAGCGGAGCAACTGATCGACGAGTTGAAGGGAATGGAAGGCGGGCGGCTGGTCGTCGCGGTGGCGAGCACGGTGCATTATTTCGCCATCCGGCTGCTGGCGGACTTCTGCAAGCGCTATCCGAAGGTGCGGGTGAATTTCAAGGTGACCAACCGCAAGGGATTGCTGCAGATGCTCGAGGATAACGAAGCGGATACGGTGCTGATGGGGCGTCCGCCGGAAGAACTGGACTTGGTGGCCGAAGCGTTCATGGACAATCCGTTGGTGATCATTGCGCCCGCGGATCATCCGCGCGTCGGAGAAAAGGGCATACGCCTGGAGGACTTGCGCAATGAGACGTTTCTCATGCGCGAGCAGGGGTCCGGTACCCGAAACTCGGTCGAGCGATTTTTCGCCGAACGGGGCGTGCGGATCGTTGCGAGCATGGAAATGAACACCAATGGCGCAATCAAGCAAGGGGTCGAGGTCGGGCTGGGGCTGGGGCTGGTTTCGATACACACGGTCGAGCGCGAGCTTGCCGACCGCCGAGTGGTGGTGCTGGACGTGGAAGCGTTTCCAATCATGCGGCAGTGGTACATCGTGCATCGGGCGGGCAAACGCTTGACGGCGACCGCAACCGCTTTCGAGGAGTTCGTGCGGAGCGAGGCCCAGCGGTTCGTCGCGCCGTTCAATGCGATTCTCGGCGCCGGCAAGGAGACGGCTATCGGGGTGGTGGAATGTTGA
- the yidC gene encoding membrane protein insertase YidC, translated as MDNLRFVLFVFFIFLSFLLWQQWQIDYGPKPQAVAQTENATPGASAGDLPLRPNEDVTGTAAHTESPTQEGSRRIQVRTDVLNLEIDTLGGDLRQLDLLNYPVSKDQPDRPVRLLTDQGDTFIAQSGFIGSAQQVPTHHSIWNADAGEYRLQDGQDVLRIPLTWTDGQGVTVTKTYILHRGSYLIDMEQTIDNRSGSNWTGRQYMQLQRKEPTSAQEDSQFIRTYTGGVLHTADKSYEKIAFKDMADGNLDVKSRQGWIAMIQHYFLAAWVPPGEDESTFYTKALTDRVFVIGAYSPQADVPAGGSRSLKARLFAGPKLQHVLEGIAPGLELTADFGILTVIAKPIYWLLETFHGYFNNWGWAIIFVTLVIKALFFKLSETSYRSMANMRKLQPKLVELKERYGEDRQRYNQAMMELYRKEKVNPLGGCLPILVQIPVFISLYWVLVESVDLRQAPFLLWLDDLSSKDPYFVLPLIMGVSMFIQQRLNPPPTDPIQARVMQFFPLIFTVFFLFFPSGLVLYWVVNNILSIVQQWYITRQIEKTAAARA; from the coding sequence ATGGATAACCTACGGTTTGTGCTCTTTGTCTTTTTCATATTCCTGAGCTTCCTGCTGTGGCAGCAATGGCAGATCGACTATGGCCCGAAGCCCCAAGCCGTGGCCCAGACCGAAAACGCCACCCCCGGTGCATCGGCGGGCGATCTGCCGCTACGGCCGAACGAGGACGTGACCGGGACGGCCGCGCACACCGAATCGCCGACCCAGGAGGGCAGCCGCCGCATTCAGGTCCGCACCGACGTCCTCAACCTGGAAATCGACACCCTCGGCGGTGACCTGCGCCAGCTCGACCTGCTGAACTACCCTGTCAGCAAGGACCAGCCGGATCGGCCCGTCCGGCTGCTCACCGATCAGGGCGACACCTTCATCGCCCAGAGCGGCTTCATCGGCTCCGCCCAGCAGGTGCCCACCCATCACAGCATCTGGAACGCCGACGCCGGCGAATACCGCCTGCAGGATGGCCAGGACGTCCTGCGCATCCCCCTCACCTGGACCGACGGCCAGGGCGTCACGGTGACCAAGACCTACATCCTCCACCGCGGCAGTTATCTGATCGACATGGAGCAGACGATCGACAACCGCTCGGGCTCGAACTGGACGGGCCGCCAGTACATGCAGCTGCAGCGCAAGGAACCGACCAGCGCACAGGAGGACTCGCAATTCATCCGCACCTACACCGGCGGCGTCCTGCACACGGCGGACAAGAGCTACGAGAAGATCGCCTTCAAGGACATGGCGGACGGCAACCTGGACGTGAAGTCCCGCCAGGGTTGGATCGCGATGATCCAGCATTATTTCCTCGCCGCCTGGGTTCCGCCCGGCGAAGACGAGTCGACCTTCTATACCAAGGCCCTGACCGACCGGGTTTTCGTGATCGGCGCCTACTCGCCCCAGGCAGACGTTCCGGCCGGGGGCAGCCGGAGCCTCAAAGCCCGACTATTCGCCGGCCCCAAGCTGCAGCACGTGCTGGAAGGCATCGCGCCCGGCCTGGAGCTGACCGCGGACTTCGGCATTCTCACCGTCATCGCCAAACCCATCTATTGGCTGCTGGAAACCTTCCACGGCTATTTCAACAACTGGGGCTGGGCCATCATTTTCGTGACACTGGTCATCAAGGCGCTGTTCTTCAAGCTCTCCGAAACCAGCTACCGCTCCATGGCCAACATGCGTAAGCTGCAGCCCAAGCTGGTGGAGTTGAAGGAACGCTACGGCGAAGACCGCCAGCGCTACAACCAGGCGATGATGGAACTCTACCGCAAGGAGAAGGTCAACCCGCTCGGCGGCTGCCTCCCGATCCTGGTTCAGATCCCGGTATTCATTTCGCTGTACTGGGTGCTGGTCGAAAGCGTGGACCTGCGCCAGGCTCCGTTCCTGCTCTGGCTGGACGATCTTTCCTCCAAAGACCCGTACTTCGTCCTGCCACTGATCATGGGTGTCTCCATGTTCATCCAGCAGCGCCTGAACCCTCCGCCGACCGACCCGATCCAGGCCCGCGTGATGCAGTTCTTCCCGCTGATCTTCACGGTGTTCTTCCTGTTCTTCCCGTCGGGACTGGTGCTGTACTGGGTGGTCAACAACATTCTGTCGATCGTCCAGCAGTGGTACATCACCCGCCAGATCGAGAAAACGGCTGCTGCCAGAGCCTGA